In a genomic window of Saccharothrix sp. HUAS TT1:
- a CDS encoding DUF5131 family protein — translation MGDKTRIEWTDATWNPVTGCTRVSEGCRRCYIERTPPFRTAGRRFDSAEVGGTTGVLLHPERLAQPLRWRKPRRVFVNSLADLFHDDVPDAMVARVFAVMAATPWHTYQVLTKRPARMRALLKAEAFADEVGFAWHEMGGEEKALAWSALPLPNVWLGVSTEDQATASRRIPILLDTPAAVRWISAEPLLGPIDLDGPLVDGHRPRLTYWLTGRPYWKPIGTVNGNGLAEVLDVGPRLDWVVVGGESGPGARPMHPDWARTIRDQCAAASVPMLFKQWGEWGPAPWAVRVCDPAVGWTGTDEELAAAKVDAEARGATHAYASWAHEYGWELYEPHHKPWSLERADDLDGHHAPMRRWGKKAAGRELDGVVHDEYPAVAR, via the coding sequence GTGGGTGACAAGACGCGGATCGAGTGGACGGACGCGACGTGGAACCCGGTCACCGGGTGCACGCGGGTGTCCGAGGGTTGCCGGCGCTGCTACATCGAGCGCACGCCGCCGTTCCGGACGGCGGGCAGGCGGTTCGACTCGGCGGAGGTCGGCGGCACCACCGGCGTGCTGCTGCACCCGGAGCGCCTGGCGCAGCCACTCCGCTGGCGCAAGCCGCGGAGGGTGTTCGTCAACAGCCTCGCCGACCTGTTCCACGACGACGTGCCCGACGCGATGGTCGCGCGGGTGTTCGCCGTCATGGCCGCGACTCCATGGCATACCTACCAGGTCCTGACCAAGCGCCCGGCCCGGATGCGGGCGCTGCTGAAGGCCGAGGCGTTCGCCGACGAGGTCGGGTTTGCGTGGCACGAGATGGGCGGCGAGGAGAAGGCGCTGGCGTGGTCCGCCCTGCCGCTGCCGAACGTGTGGTTGGGCGTCAGCACCGAGGACCAGGCGACCGCCAGCCGGCGCATCCCGATCCTGCTGGACACCCCGGCGGCCGTGCGGTGGATCAGCGCCGAGCCGCTGCTGGGCCCGATCGACCTCGACGGGCCGCTCGTCGACGGCCACCGTCCGCGCCTGACCTACTGGCTGACTGGGCGTCCGTACTGGAAGCCGATCGGCACGGTGAACGGCAACGGGCTTGCCGAGGTGCTGGACGTCGGCCCCCGGCTCGACTGGGTGGTGGTCGGTGGCGAGTCCGGTCCGGGCGCGCGGCCGATGCACCCCGACTGGGCCCGCACGATCCGCGACCAGTGCGCGGCAGCCAGCGTGCCGATGCTGTTCAAGCAGTGGGGTGAGTGGGGTCCCGCGCCCTGGGCGGTCCGGGTGTGCGACCCGGCCGTCGGCTGGACCGGCACCGACGAGGAGCTGGCCGCCGCGAAGGTCGACGCCGAGGCGCGCGGGGCGACCCACGCCTACGCGTCCTGGGCGCACGAGTACGGCTGGGAGCTGTACGAGCCGCACCACAAGCCGTGGTCGTTGGAACGCGCCGACGACCTCGACGGCCACCACGCGCCGATGCGCCGGTGGGGCAAGAAGGCCGCCGGGCGCGAGCTGGACGGCGTGGTGCACGACGAGTACCCGGCGGTGGCCCGATGA
- a CDS encoding helix-turn-helix transcriptional regulator: MATRKKTAAGGEEELGQLLSTAEAAPIVGQEPETLRQWRHRGIGPLSFKSGAKVVWPEIPLRRWLADQLAATRKGGTL, from the coding sequence GTGGCGACGCGTAAGAAGACCGCCGCTGGCGGCGAGGAGGAGCTGGGGCAGCTGCTGTCCACCGCCGAGGCCGCCCCGATCGTCGGCCAGGAGCCCGAAACGCTGCGCCAGTGGCGACACCGCGGCATCGGCCCGCTCAGCTTCAAGAGCGGCGCGAAGGTCGTGTGGCCGGAGATCCCGCTGCGCCGGTGGCTGGCCGACCAGCTCGCCGCCACCCGCAAGGGCGGCACCCTATGA
- a CDS encoding PD-(D/E)XK nuclease-like domain-containing protein: MTAVAERLEVTEPGVYDLPDEVYHADPVPGGSLSSSGAKLLLPPNVPALYRWRLDHPAPPKREYDLGHAAHKLVLGTGPTLAVVDADSWRTKAAKQEAAEARAAGEVPLLAHEHAEIKAMAEALARHPLAVRLFDPAHGRAEQSLFWQDDEFGVWRRARLDWLPDGISSAGRLIIPDYKTCDRADAESIRKAVARYGYHQQRAWYDDAARAVLGYEQVAFLFVFQERTAPYLVHVVELDVEAVREGRHLNRQALGIYAECTATGTWPGYSDHEPNLVDLPRWAITERKTW, translated from the coding sequence GTGACCGCGGTCGCCGAGCGCCTGGAGGTCACCGAGCCCGGCGTGTACGACCTTCCGGACGAGGTCTACCACGCCGACCCGGTGCCGGGTGGGTCGCTGTCCAGCAGCGGCGCGAAGCTGCTGCTGCCGCCCAACGTGCCCGCGCTGTACCGGTGGCGGCTCGACCACCCGGCCCCGCCCAAGCGCGAGTACGACCTGGGCCACGCCGCGCACAAGCTCGTGCTGGGCACCGGCCCGACGCTCGCGGTGGTCGACGCCGACAGCTGGCGCACGAAGGCCGCCAAGCAGGAGGCCGCCGAGGCCCGCGCCGCCGGTGAGGTACCGCTGCTCGCGCACGAGCACGCCGAGATCAAGGCCATGGCCGAAGCCCTGGCCAGGCACCCGCTGGCCGTCCGGTTGTTCGACCCGGCGCACGGCCGCGCCGAGCAGTCCCTGTTCTGGCAGGACGACGAGTTCGGGGTGTGGCGCCGGGCCCGGCTGGACTGGCTGCCCGACGGGATCAGCAGCGCCGGGCGGCTGATCATCCCCGACTACAAGACCTGCGACCGCGCCGACGCGGAGTCCATCCGTAAGGCGGTCGCCCGCTACGGCTACCACCAGCAGCGCGCCTGGTACGACGACGCCGCCCGCGCCGTCCTCGGCTACGAGCAGGTCGCGTTCCTGTTCGTCTTCCAGGAGCGCACCGCCCCGTACCTCGTGCACGTGGTCGAGCTGGACGTCGAGGCGGTCCGCGAGGGCCGCCACCTCAACCGGCAGGCCCTCGGGATCTACGCCGAGTGCACCGCCACCGGCACCTGGCCCGGCTACAGCGACCACGAGCCCAACCTCGTGGACCTGCCGCGCTGGGCCATCACCGAAAGGAAAACCTGGTGA
- a CDS encoding DUF2303 family protein has protein sequence MTDTTPAAEAIEVPGLLDQIDTHTRELGVSQDTINADSAFVVERFREDERLVVHSLEEHLPRPLRQRGEVAIHDPADFVQFVNQLANVNGHRTRVYADVDRNQVVAVFDDHGEDGQAGWRQHRAILALKPDADWQLWAAADGRLVRQDVFASFLEDVAHTVVSPDAATMWEVATSFRAARRADFSSEINVQNGDVQLTYKEETDAKAGRTRSGDVEIPKEFTVRIAPWRGVDPVDVTARLRYHVDQGHLGIGFSLLRADRAKDDAFATLLARVREALDGIVPLLKANAPAALTARSDA, from the coding sequence ATGACCGACACCACCCCCGCCGCCGAGGCCATCGAGGTCCCCGGCCTGCTCGACCAGATCGACACGCACACCCGCGAGTTGGGCGTCTCGCAGGACACCATCAACGCCGACAGCGCGTTCGTGGTCGAGCGGTTCCGCGAGGACGAGCGCCTGGTGGTGCACTCCCTGGAGGAGCACCTGCCCCGGCCCCTGCGTCAGCGCGGCGAGGTCGCCATCCACGACCCCGCCGACTTCGTGCAGTTCGTCAACCAGCTCGCCAACGTCAACGGCCACCGCACCCGCGTCTACGCCGACGTCGACCGCAACCAGGTCGTCGCGGTGTTCGACGACCACGGCGAGGACGGCCAGGCCGGGTGGCGCCAGCACCGCGCCATCCTCGCGCTGAAGCCGGACGCCGACTGGCAGCTGTGGGCCGCGGCCGACGGCAGGCTGGTCCGCCAGGACGTGTTCGCGTCGTTCCTGGAGGACGTCGCCCACACCGTCGTCAGCCCGGACGCCGCGACCATGTGGGAGGTCGCCACCTCCTTCCGGGCCGCCCGACGCGCGGACTTCTCCAGCGAGATCAACGTCCAGAACGGCGACGTGCAGCTCACCTACAAGGAGGAGACCGACGCGAAGGCCGGCCGCACCCGGTCCGGCGACGTGGAAATCCCCAAGGAGTTCACGGTCCGGATCGCGCCCTGGCGGGGCGTGGACCCGGTCGACGTCACCGCCCGGCTGCGCTACCACGTCGACCAGGGCCACCTCGGCATCGGCTTCTCCCTGCTGCGCGCCGACCGGGCGAAGGACGACGCGTTCGCCACCCTGCTGGCGCGCGTCCGCGAGGCCCTGGACGGCATCGTGCCGCTGCTCAAGGCCAACGCGCCCGCCGCGCTGACGGCCCGCTCCGACGCCTGA
- a CDS encoding helix-turn-helix domain-containing protein, with protein sequence MRRIRMQDKTKLLALVLATYADPDGSRVRPGSKALCAVTGYSPSTVRRRLAELRDDYGLIEITARGGGRGRGGRTTTWRLTLPVDLLDRVDLLAPNDASEDPADDPAVTRETPQSAPRPVDNPHPPVIQATGQSRPELSTEANPAVTQATPENRFQESETTTPGRLRRQNDPIDRSPRRLPTTHIPTTNYDQPPTGLPTQPPTARKPDAQPEPFIVRAARTETGPRVHELAARTQARLAAIADCGMCDDHGYTAGSPVPCDHDPASGARYARGIALARAAVKPSRVPRTGQRAAARTLPRGLARRPPSTEDTPP encoded by the coding sequence GTGCGCCGCATCCGCATGCAGGACAAGACCAAGCTGCTCGCGCTCGTCCTCGCGACCTACGCCGACCCGGACGGCTCCCGCGTGCGCCCCGGCTCGAAGGCGCTGTGCGCGGTCACCGGCTACAGCCCCAGCACCGTCCGGCGCCGTCTGGCCGAGCTGCGCGACGACTACGGCCTGATCGAGATCACCGCGCGGGGCGGCGGCCGGGGACGCGGCGGGCGCACCACCACGTGGCGGCTGACGCTGCCCGTGGACCTGCTCGACCGGGTCGACCTGCTCGCGCCGAACGACGCCTCCGAGGACCCCGCCGACGATCCGGCGGTCACCAGGGAGACGCCTCAATCAGCCCCCCGCCCTGTGGACAACCCGCATCCGCCGGTCATCCAGGCGACCGGTCAATCACGTCCCGAGTTGTCCACAGAGGCCAATCCGGCAGTCACCCAAGCGACTCCTGAAAACCGGTTTCAGGAGTCAGAAACGACCACTCCCGGCCGATTGAGGCGTCAAAACGACCCAATTGACCGGTCACCTAGGCGACTGCCTACCACCCACATACCAACCACCAACTACGACCAACCACCTACCGGACTACCAACGCAACCACCGACCGCGCGCAAGCCCGACGCCCAACCCGAACCGTTCATCGTCCGAGCCGCCCGCACCGAAACCGGCCCGCGCGTCCACGAACTCGCCGCCCGCACCCAAGCCCGACTCGCCGCCATCGCCGACTGCGGCATGTGCGACGACCACGGCTACACCGCCGGCAGCCCCGTCCCCTGCGACCACGACCCCGCCAGCGGCGCCCGCTACGCCCGAGGCATCGCCCTCGCCCGCGCCGCCGTCAAACCCAGCCGCGTCCCCCGCACCGGCCAACGCGCCGCCGCCCGCACCCTCCCCCGCGGCCTCGCCCGCCGACCACCGTCCACCGAGGACACCCCGCCATGA
- a CDS encoding DUF6085 family protein yields MQRAVDHARATYLAQTDLTAGTPIRADLPLTWMDVACLHDIAREFERQGDEADQHTADHQRVLNALLPTLQAHPLTTDEVQVKQGLDLRPGYVAEHAASLLTWYATELDRLNLPSDLQQHLHSAIRAAVNDSATDRPDAIATMAMTVIRPTLQRLTRERDEARAQLLALGADQTDHVIELNADRYGIQHPLTCRPSLFDCPVHHAWDRNATLDPPPAPGRYLATLDHDGWIVIGDQIHVDGQVTGA; encoded by the coding sequence ATGCAACGCGCCGTCGACCACGCCCGCGCCACCTACCTGGCCCAAACCGACCTCACCGCCGGCACACCCATCCGCGCCGACCTCCCCCTGACCTGGATGGACGTCGCCTGCCTCCACGACATCGCCCGCGAGTTCGAGCGCCAGGGCGACGAGGCCGACCAGCACACCGCCGACCACCAGCGCGTCCTTAACGCCCTGCTCCCCACCCTCCAAGCCCACCCGCTCACCACCGACGAAGTCCAGGTCAAGCAGGGCCTCGACCTCCGCCCCGGCTACGTTGCCGAACACGCCGCCAGCCTGCTCACCTGGTACGCCACCGAACTCGACCGGCTCAACCTGCCCTCCGACCTCCAGCAGCACCTCCACAGCGCCATCCGCGCCGCCGTCAACGACAGCGCCACCGACCGCCCCGACGCCATCGCCACCATGGCCATGACCGTCATCCGCCCCACCCTCCAACGCCTCACCCGCGAACGCGACGAAGCACGCGCCCAGCTCCTCGCCCTCGGCGCCGACCAGACCGACCACGTCATCGAGCTGAACGCCGACCGCTACGGCATCCAGCACCCCCTCACCTGCCGCCCCAGCCTCTTCGACTGCCCCGTCCACCACGCCTGGGACCGCAACGCGACCCTCGACCCCCCGCCCGCGCCCGGCCGCTACCTCGCCACGCTCGACCACGACGGCTGGATCGTCATCGGCGACCAGATCCACGTCGACGGCCAGGTGACCGGAGCATGA
- a CDS encoding DUF4326 domain-containing protein, with the protein MTTAAAPTRVQLSRAAGWRLPPDTVVVTRPSKWGNPWKIDRDHSAADVVLKFRRYLDARRTPSPGWADFIGYPSDSEIRRELAGRNLACWCPPGQPCHADLLLALANDHHADTAPPLRIPALTIRRPWAALVIAGIKPVENRSWSTAHRGPFIVHAGQAWEPGALLLAETHDLDVTPWPAEHPTGYLGVANLDDIHHDDTCTSTCGPWCFRSQKHWDVRQPRAFAEPIPGPGRQGWFTPPDHVQQAARDLLAVTA; encoded by the coding sequence ATGACGACCGCCGCAGCGCCCACCCGCGTCCAGCTCAGCCGCGCCGCCGGCTGGCGACTCCCGCCCGACACCGTCGTCGTGACCCGCCCGTCGAAGTGGGGCAACCCCTGGAAGATCGACCGAGACCACTCGGCCGCCGACGTCGTGCTGAAGTTCCGGCGATACCTCGACGCCCGCCGCACACCCTCGCCTGGCTGGGCCGACTTCATCGGCTACCCGAGCGACAGCGAGATCCGACGCGAACTCGCCGGGCGGAACCTCGCGTGCTGGTGCCCGCCCGGCCAGCCGTGCCACGCCGACCTGCTGCTCGCGCTGGCCAACGACCACCACGCCGACACCGCGCCGCCGCTGCGCATCCCCGCGCTGACCATCCGCCGCCCCTGGGCCGCTCTCGTCATCGCCGGCATCAAGCCCGTCGAGAACCGCTCCTGGTCGACCGCCCACCGCGGCCCGTTCATCGTCCACGCCGGACAGGCGTGGGAACCCGGCGCGCTGCTCCTGGCCGAGACCCACGACCTGGATGTCACCCCGTGGCCCGCCGAGCACCCCACCGGCTACCTCGGCGTCGCCAACCTGGACGACATCCACCACGACGACACCTGCACCAGCACGTGCGGCCCGTGGTGTTTCCGCAGCCAGAAGCACTGGGACGTCCGCCAGCCGCGGGCCTTCGCCGAGCCCATCCCCGGCCCCGGCCGGCAGGGCTGGTTCACCCCGCCCGACCACGTCCAGCAGGCCGCCCGCGACCTCCTGGCGGTGACCGCATGA
- a CDS encoding DUF6248 family natural product biosynthesis protein, with product MTPDEAEWVRTTVWTPGMRKTFHEVPAFHLQCACQHGATGHCRNGNHDQCTPHVPLPSNETYLLKRGGTHPAQFPEPYFHRSRTSRGGAFRNSHAEVWLADRVCRWRCPCTCHPPPPPRLTRPVQLDLFTPEHTP from the coding sequence GTGACCCCCGACGAGGCCGAGTGGGTCCGCACCACCGTGTGGACCCCCGGCATGCGCAAGACCTTCCACGAGGTCCCCGCCTTCCACCTCCAGTGCGCCTGCCAGCACGGAGCCACCGGCCACTGCCGCAACGGCAACCACGACCAGTGCACCCCCCACGTACCGCTCCCCTCGAACGAGACCTACCTGCTCAAGCGGGGCGGCACCCACCCCGCCCAGTTCCCCGAGCCCTACTTCCACCGCAGCCGTACCAGCCGCGGCGGCGCCTTCCGCAACAGCCACGCCGAGGTGTGGCTGGCCGACCGCGTGTGCCGCTGGCGCTGCCCCTGCACCTGCCACCCACCGCCTCCGCCGCGGCTCACCCGCCCCGTCCAGCTCGACCTGTTCACCCCGGAGCACACCCCATGA
- a CDS encoding RNA polymerase sigma factor, which yields MTTIEFDAAEWEPLIRRQVRGYCRAPLPAHVSQDDLVQDVLVSVWRSLPRYPGTREDLPKWITHIAKCRVADAYRAAARKPSTPIADPDYLDYLLPTGGDEVEGAALSRDLTTLLAPVSPNHRQILALRALGRSNHEIAAALGRTVGAVKTAASRGRQQMRGHNPYTSSPRKTLPVEVADIRWPLHYVDQDLGDLDFLVEQLRARRPIPPTVLRLVRGVPTVADWPSARRLAAAHLAGVTRVRAVWAPLPQFPLATVDPAWRPRRATA from the coding sequence ATGACCACGATCGAGTTCGACGCGGCCGAGTGGGAGCCGCTGATCCGCCGCCAGGTCCGCGGCTACTGCCGCGCACCACTGCCCGCGCACGTGTCCCAGGACGACCTCGTGCAGGACGTCCTCGTGTCCGTGTGGCGATCCCTGCCGCGCTACCCCGGCACCCGCGAAGACCTGCCCAAGTGGATCACCCATATCGCCAAGTGCCGGGTCGCCGACGCCTACCGGGCCGCTGCCCGCAAGCCCTCCACCCCGATCGCAGACCCCGACTACCTCGACTACCTCCTACCGACCGGCGGTGACGAGGTCGAAGGCGCCGCACTCTCCCGCGACCTCACAACCCTGCTCGCCCCCGTCTCCCCGAACCACAGACAGATCCTGGCCCTACGCGCCCTCGGCCGGTCCAACCACGAGATCGCCGCCGCGCTCGGCAGAACCGTCGGCGCGGTCAAGACCGCCGCCTCACGTGGCCGGCAACAAATGCGCGGCCACAACCCCTACACGAGCTCCCCACGAAAGACCCTGCCGGTCGAGGTCGCCGACATCCGCTGGCCGCTGCACTACGTCGACCAGGACCTCGGCGACCTGGACTTCCTCGTCGAACAACTGCGCGCCAGGCGGCCGATTCCGCCGACCGTGCTGCGCTTGGTGCGCGGTGTGCCCACCGTCGCCGACTGGCCGTCGGCGCGCCGCCTGGCCGCCGCGCACCTCGCCGGCGTCACCCGCGTCCGGGCCGTGTGGGCACCGCTGCCGCAGTTCCCGCTCGCAACGGTCGATCCGGCCTGGAGACCCCGGCGGGCGACTGCCTGA
- a CDS encoding DUF6221 family protein gives MNVDQLPWLREQIAVTEMWAREALDRPWLAEDNYLLDQNGGEVARFEIKADARHAALNEPRAALAQCEAHTAILDYADAMARPQVAMLAEELPADLAALVPSVTAAAEVGASHLRALVALAYQHRPGYREEWKP, from the coding sequence GTGAACGTCGACCAGCTGCCGTGGCTCCGCGAGCAGATCGCGGTGACCGAGATGTGGGCGCGAGAAGCCCTGGACCGGCCGTGGCTGGCCGAGGACAACTACCTCCTGGACCAGAACGGCGGCGAGGTCGCCCGCTTCGAGATCAAGGCCGACGCCCGCCATGCCGCCCTGAACGAGCCGCGCGCCGCGCTCGCCCAGTGCGAGGCGCACACCGCGATCCTCGACTACGCCGACGCGATGGCCCGCCCTCAGGTCGCAATGCTCGCCGAGGAACTGCCCGCCGACCTCGCGGCCCTGGTGCCCTCGGTGACCGCCGCAGCCGAGGTTGGAGCCTCGCACCTCCGCGCGCTCGTCGCCCTGGCGTACCAGCACCGCCCCGGCTACCGCGAGGAGTGGAAGCCGTGA
- a CDS encoding DUF6221 family protein, protein MNDLVTWLRGQLARDEQTAQAMSHAIEHLESRWSPARLLADVAAKRAILDQWESLASAPADTPGIDLVRQELGHAVLALTLPYRNQRGYRQEWTL, encoded by the coding sequence GTGAACGACCTGGTGACGTGGCTGCGAGGGCAGCTCGCGCGCGACGAACAGACCGCCCAGGCGATGTCGCACGCGATCGAGCACCTGGAGTCGCGCTGGTCCCCGGCCCGACTGCTCGCGGACGTCGCGGCCAAGCGCGCGATCCTCGACCAGTGGGAGAGCCTGGCCAGCGCTCCCGCCGACACGCCCGGGATCGACCTCGTGCGCCAGGAGCTGGGTCACGCGGTGCTGGCCCTGACGTTGCCCTACCGCAACCAACGCGGCTATCGCCAGGAGTGGACGCTGTGA
- a CDS encoding helix-turn-helix domain-containing protein — protein MATGPLSDTEKQRIRDLHSQGATRNDIARDLGRSSATISKWCGRLGLGFDRKTTAAATAAKVEDAKAKRAAIMQGLLDDAQKLRGQLFAPAVIFSFGGKDNSYEERKVPEPPARDKRDLMASIVQAVNASLRLDEHDRGSDVDDAKAMVDELYEALTGAWEQYHREHPEQTPGGPS, from the coding sequence GTGGCGACCGGCCCCCTCTCCGACACCGAGAAGCAGCGCATCCGCGACCTGCACAGCCAGGGCGCGACCCGCAACGACATCGCCCGCGACCTCGGCCGCAGCTCCGCCACCATCAGCAAGTGGTGCGGCCGGCTCGGCCTCGGCTTCGACCGCAAGACCACCGCCGCCGCGACGGCCGCCAAGGTCGAGGACGCCAAGGCCAAGCGGGCCGCGATCATGCAGGGCCTGCTGGACGACGCCCAGAAGCTGCGCGGCCAGCTGTTCGCCCCCGCCGTGATCTTCAGCTTCGGCGGCAAGGACAACAGCTACGAGGAACGCAAAGTCCCCGAGCCGCCCGCCCGGGACAAGCGGGACCTCATGGCCAGCATCGTCCAGGCCGTCAACGCGAGCCTGCGCCTGGACGAGCACGACCGCGGCTCCGACGTCGACGACGCCAAGGCCATGGTGGACGAGCTGTACGAGGCCCTGACCGGCGCCTGGGAGCAGTACCACCGCGAGCACCCGGAGCAGACCCCCGGAGGCCCGTCGTGA
- a CDS encoding PBSX family phage terminase large subunit: MIILRDHIDLRKLPLSYRQIDYVVNSNQFVNLSEGSVRSGKTASGLFRWLKFVNSAPRKGDLIVCAKTFDTATRNIFNPLREHPLFGSKIAKSVSYTRGAPTARILGREVEVITFNDERAEGRLRGLTAAGAYVDEWSLMPRSFNDQLLSRCSTDGAQIFGNTNPDNPRHWLKADYIDQTGSGGRLSDWKTWKFLLDDNPSLSERVKERYRRQFIGLWYKRMILGQWVVAEGAIYEAWDPERHVVKTKDMPHIVRWIALGIDYGTTNPFAGLVLGLGADGRLYLTNEWRWDSKRRQRALTDAEYSARLRSWLGDLGIQPEWTIVDPSAASFIQQLYRDGVTPRGGDNSVIDGIRLIASLLNAGLLLVHESCEGWIEEVPGYSWDPKAALKGEDKPIKLGDHSLDGGRYAIKTTQAVWQNQLLEAA, encoded by the coding sequence GTGATCATCCTCCGCGACCACATCGACCTGCGGAAACTGCCGCTGAGCTACCGCCAGATCGACTACGTGGTCAACTCGAACCAGTTCGTCAACCTCTCCGAGGGCAGCGTGCGGTCGGGCAAGACCGCGTCCGGGCTGTTCCGGTGGTTGAAGTTCGTCAACAGCGCACCCCGCAAGGGCGACTTGATCGTGTGCGCCAAGACGTTCGACACCGCGACCCGCAACATCTTCAACCCGCTCAGGGAACACCCCCTGTTCGGGTCGAAGATCGCCAAGAGCGTGTCCTACACACGCGGCGCGCCTACCGCCCGGATCCTCGGCCGCGAGGTCGAGGTCATCACGTTCAACGACGAACGCGCCGAGGGGAGACTTCGCGGCCTGACCGCCGCCGGCGCGTACGTCGACGAGTGGTCGCTGATGCCGCGAAGCTTCAACGACCAGCTCCTGAGCCGGTGCAGCACGGACGGCGCCCAGATTTTCGGGAACACCAACCCCGACAACCCGCGCCACTGGTTGAAGGCCGACTACATCGACCAGACCGGCTCCGGCGGGCGGCTGAGCGACTGGAAGACCTGGAAGTTCCTGCTGGACGACAACCCGTCGCTGTCCGAGCGGGTCAAGGAGCGGTACCGCCGCCAGTTCATCGGCCTCTGGTACAAGCGGATGATCCTCGGCCAGTGGGTGGTGGCCGAAGGCGCGATCTACGAGGCGTGGGACCCGGAGCGGCACGTCGTCAAGACGAAGGACATGCCGCACATCGTCCGCTGGATCGCGCTGGGCATCGACTACGGCACGACCAACCCGTTCGCCGGGCTCGTGCTGGGCCTGGGCGCCGACGGCCGGCTGTACCTGACCAACGAGTGGCGCTGGGACAGCAAGCGGCGGCAGCGCGCGCTCACCGACGCCGAGTACTCCGCGCGCCTGCGCTCCTGGCTCGGTGACCTCGGCATCCAGCCCGAGTGGACGATCGTCGACCCGAGCGCGGCCAGCTTCATCCAGCAGCTCTACCGCGACGGCGTCACCCCGCGCGGCGGCGACAACAGCGTGATCGACGGCATCCGCCTCATCGCGTCGCTGCTTAACGCCGGGCTGCTGCTGGTGCACGAGTCGTGCGAGGGGTGGATCGAGGAAGTCCCCGGCTACTCGTGGGACCCCAAGGCTGCGCTCAAGGGCGAGGACAAGCCGATCAAGCTCGGCGACCACTCGCTGGACGGCGGCCGGTACGCGATCAAGACCACCCAGGCCGTCTGGCAGAACCAACTCCTGGAGGCAGCGTGA